ATAACGGTACCAAAGAGAGCAACTACTTCGCCAAATGCGGATCAGAAGAAGCTCGATCACTCTTACCGTAATTTTGGTACAACGGAGGATAGTTAGGCCCTAAATGATAAAACCGAGGAGTTGGTGCATGTTGGCCACCTCCGTCGTTTCGTTCAAAACAATCAAGAGGACAGAAGGTCGAGAGTCGACGAAGGGAGAGCACGAGACTGTTGTGATGAGAGGAGTGGAAGGGATGGCCCAGAGAGAAGAAAAGGACGAAATCATCGAGATGTCGCACCTGTGCGTGTTGTGATAAACACCATCGCATGTGACTTTGTTGGAGGAGGGATGACTTCCTCATCTTGGAAGAGACATCTTCGAGCTATTAACTCGGTATATTCCATTCAtaaaagaggaagaaggagtATGCCACTTATCCTCCTCAAGGATGCTGACTTCAGAACTATCGATCCGAAACACGATGATCCGATGGTGGTAACCATCAAAGTGGCCAACTTTGTGGTCATAAAAATGTTGATAGATCAAGGAAGCTTTATTGACATTCTTTACTGGAAAACATTTAAGAAAATGGCTTTGTCCCAGGATGTCGTGGAGCCGTTTAACGAGAAAATAGTCGGATTCGTGGGTGAAAGAGTAGATACTCGAGGGTACATTGATCTTGATACTAAGTTTGACAAAGACAAtgatttttgtaaaataattagGATCAGATACTTGCTAGTGGATGCAGAAACATCCTACAACATCCTTATAGGAAGGCCAATCCTCAACAAGCTAGGAGCCATAGTCTCAACTCCTCACCTTGTCATGAAATTCCCGCTAACAGTGGAAGCTGAGGTATGGAGGTCGTGACCCTCCATTCACATCAAAGGACTGCAAGAGAATGTTATACCGCAAGTTTGAGAATCCCCCTGCCGACACCAAGTCGAAAGCTAGAAGTTCATCAGGTTATCATCATGAATGACCTGGACCCCAGGCCGAATGATGAGCCTCGCGTGGAGCCGAGGGAAGAGACTGTCTCGTGGCAGATGGGTCAACCGGGGCAAGATACTCGTATTGGTTCAACCTTGAATGAAGAAGAGAAGGGTATAATCACTGCCATATTGGCTAGAAATTCTGATTTATTTGCTTGGACGACAACCGACATATCAGTCATAGATCCTAGAATTATCTCCCACAAGCTCACAATTTGCAAGGAGGAAAAGTCGATAGCCCAAAAGAAGAGAAGAATGGGAGAATATAAGAGGTTGATTGCAGAACAAGAAGTGCACAAGCTCCTGGATGCCTGGTTTATTTGGGAAATACATTACACCACTTGGTTGGCAAATATAGTGTTGGTCCAGAAGAACAATGGGAAGTGACAGATGTGTACCGACTACACTGATCTTAATAAGGTTTGCTCTAAGGATTCGTACCCGTTGCCTAGTATTGACCGACTGATGGACGGAGTTGCCAGTCACAAAGTATTGAGCTTTATTGACGCGTATTTTGGATATAATCAAGTACTTATGAATCTAGCAGACCGGGAGAAGACAACTTTCCTAACCGAAAGGGCTAACTTTTGTTATGAAGTTATGCCCTTCGGATTGAAGAATGCAGGAGCAACCACCAAAGGTTGATGAATCGGATGTTTCGGGAACAAATTGGGAAAACAATGGAGGTATATGTCGATGACATGATTGTAAAATCCGACAACACCGAATAGCATGCAATCGACCTAGCCGAGATCTTTGGTCAGCTTAGGCAGTACGATATGCGACTTAATCCGGAGAAATATGTGTTCGGTGTAGAGGGTGGCAAGTTTCAGGGCTTCATGTTGACTAGTCGAGGAATTGAAGCAAACCCAAATAAATGCCAAGCCTTGAAAATCATGATGAGTTCGAATAACCTGAAGGAGGTCCAACGTTAGTAGGAAGGTTGACATCGTTGTCCAAGTTTATGCCAAGGCTAGTGGATAAGATAAATCCAATTCTGAGGCTTATGAAGATAGCCGAAAGGTTTTCGTGGAATGAAAGATGCGCATAAGCGTTCAAAGCTATCAAGAAAACGTTATCCTAACCTCCCGTGTTAAGCAAACCTATCCTAGGACTTCCCTTACTGGTATACCTTGTCGCATCGCCGAAATCTGTGAGTGTCGCAATTGTTCAAGGCACAGCTGCCAAAAGCCAATTTATTTTGTAAGCCGAGTATTACAAGATGTTGAGACCAGATATCAAATGATTGAGAAAGTAGCTCTAGCCCTCATCCACGCGTCCTGAAAGCTCCAACCATATTTTCAAAGTACCAAAATTATCTTGCGAATTGACTGACCCATTAGTAAGGTGTTGCGAAAACCCGAGTTGGCAGGAAGAATGATAGGTTGATCAGTAAAGTTGTCAGAGTTTGGCATTAAGTATGAGGCGAGAGGGCTTATCAAGTCACAGTGCTTGGCCGATTTTACCTCGGAGGT
The sequence above is a segment of the Phaseolus vulgaris cultivar G19833 chromosome 2, P. vulgaris v2.0, whole genome shotgun sequence genome. Coding sequences within it:
- the LOC137809121 gene encoding uncharacterized protein gives rise to the protein MTSSSWKRHLRAINSVYSIHKRGRRSMPLILLKDADFRTIDPKHDDPMVVTIKVANFVVIKMLIDQGSFIDILYWKTFKKMALSQDVVEPFNEKIVGFVGERVDTRGYIDLDTKFDKDNDFCKIIRIRYLLVDAETSYNILIGRPILNKLGAIVSTPHLVMKFPLTVEAEVWRS